A genomic segment from Salvelinus namaycush isolate Seneca unplaced genomic scaffold, SaNama_1.0 Scaffold124, whole genome shotgun sequence encodes:
- the LOC120036209 gene encoding sodium-dependent neutral amino acid transporter B(0)AT1-like, whose product MPEEGMEDNKGREERPKWNNKAEYLLTCIGFAVGLGNVWRFPYLCQIYGGGAFLIPYLIALVFQGLPLLYLELAIGQRLRMGSIGVWSSISPYLGGVGVASMVVSFCVSLFYNTIVAWVLWYLFNSFQDPLPWSQCPLNHNNTGYVKECVESTPVNYFWYRQTLNITPNMETSGSLQWWLVVSLATAWSIVYICFIRGIETIGKAVYVTATFPYLVLTIFLVRALTLPGSSEGLIYLFTPDWEILKNPQVWLDAATQIFFSLSVAFGGLISFSSYNSQKNNCERDAVLVGVINSATSIYASIPIFAILGFKAHTNYVTCLNGNILALTNEFDISDMNITVENYEQWFDSLNGTHPSRVSDLNLKTCDLQTFLDQSASGTGLAFIVFTEAVISMPGSQVWAVLFFIMLFSLGLSSMFGNLEGVLTPLHDLKLVPKWMPNELFTALICLVSFLVALIFTMGSGNYWLEVFNSYVGSVPLLIIAFFEIIAVAYIYGIGRFSDDLEFMTGHRPNIFWKGCWLVISPLMLFVVLVAYVAVQAQTHPTYPAWNPDYVNFPDTEVLPYPDWVFAICVLLSSVPVISIPLVAIYRLICCMSGRHSKGSLHNDPNIYANEGYVVES is encoded by the exons ATGCCAGAGGAGGGTATGGAGGACaacaaggggagagaggagagacccaAGTGGAACAACAAGGCAGAGTACCTGCTGACCTGCATTGGCTTTGCAGTGGGGCTGGGCAACGTGTGGCGCTTCCCCTACCTCTGCCAGATTTACGGAGGGG GTGCGTTTCTGATCCCCTACCTGATAGCCCTGGTGTTTCAGGGTCTGCCTCTGCTCTACTTGGAGCTGGCTATAGGACAGAGGCTCCGCATGGGCAGCATCGGAGTCTGGAGCTCCATATCACCCTACCTGGGAGGAGTAG GTGTAGCCTCAATGGTGGTGTCCTTCTGTGTGAGTCTGTTCTACAACACTATCGTGGCCTGGGTCCTCTGGTACCTCTTCAACTCCTTCCAGGACCCCCTGCCCTGGAGCCAATGTCCCCTCAACCACAACAACACAG GGTACGTGAAGGAGTGTGTAGAAAGCACGCCGGTCAACTACTTCTGGTACCGTCAGACCCTGAACATCACTCCTAACATGGAGACCAGTGGCTCTCTACAATGGTGGCTGGTGGTCAGCTTAGCTACCGCCTGGTCTATCGTTTACATCTGTTTCATCAGGGGCATCGAGACCATCGGCAAG GCTGTGTACGTCACAGCAACGTTCCCCTACCTGGTACTAACCATCTTTCTGGTGAGAGCCCTGACCCTTCCTGGATCATCTGAAGGTCTAATCTACCTGTTCACACCTGAC TGGGAGATCCTGAAGAACCCCCAGGTATGGCTGGATGCTGCTACTCagatcttcttctctctgtcagtgGCCTTTGGTGGACTCATCTCATTCTCCAGTTACAACAGCCAGAA GAATAACTGTGAAAGGGATGCTGTTTTAGTGGGGGTTATAAACAGTGCTACATCTATCTATGCCTCCATCCCCATCTTTGCCATCCTGGGATTCAAGGCCCACACCAACTATGTCACCTGTCTGAATGG TAACATCTTAGCTCTGACCAATGAGTTTGATATTAGCGACATGAACATAACGGTTGAAAACTACGAGCAGTGGTTTGACTCTTTAAATGGGACACATCCATCTAGAGTATCCGATCTCAACCTGAAGACATGCGACCTGCAAACCTTCTTGGATCAG aGTGCGTCTGGTACTGGGTTAGCGTTCATCGTGTTCACAGAAGCGGTGATATCGATGCCTGGCTCTCAG GTGTGGGCTGTGCTCTTCTTCATCATGCTGTTCAGTCTGGGTCTGTCCTCCATGTTTGGTAATCTGGAGGGCGTCCTCACGCCCCTTCATGACCTCAAACTGGTGCCCAAGTGGATGCCCAATGAGCTCTTCACAG cATTGATCTGCCTGGTATCGTTCCTGGTGGCTCTGATATTCACTATGGGATCAGGGAACTACTGGTTGGAGGTCTTTAACAGTTACGTGGGCTCTGTACCTCTCCTCATCATCGCCTTCTTTGAGATCATCGCTGTGGCATACATCTACGGAATAGGACG GTTCAGTGATGACTTGGAGTTCATGACAGGACATAGACCCAACATCTTTTGGAAAGGCTGCTGGTTGGTCATCAGCCCTCTGATGCTGTTCGTGGTGTTGGTGGCGTACGTTGCCGTCCAGGCCCAGACACATCCCACCTACCCAGCATGGAATCCTGACTAT GTGAACTTCCCCGACACAGAGGTTCTGCCGTATCCAGACTGGGTGTTTGCCATCTGTGTCCTGCTGTCTTCAGTACCAGTTATCTCCATCCCCCTGGTGGCCATCTACAGACTCATCTGCTGCATGTCAGGAAGACACTCTAAAGGCAGTCTCCACAACGATCCGAATATTTATGCCAACGAAGGCTACGTTGTAGAGAGTTAG